A genomic region of Christiangramia sp. OXR-203 contains the following coding sequences:
- the dnaG gene encoding DNA primase, with the protein MISRTTIDNVFETARVEEVIGDFVQLKKSGSNLKGLSPFTDERSPSFMVSPVKQIWKDFSSGKGGNVVAFLMEHEHFNYPEAIKYLAKKYGIEIEETQQTDEQKEQADERESMYLVSEYASKYFQAQMHKTDEGQAVGLSYFKERGFTSETIKKFDLGYSPDEWDAFTKNALGDGYKLEFLEKTGLSIVRDEKTFDRFKGRVMFPIQSMSGRVLGFGGRILGNTKKAAKYLNSPESDIYHKSKVLYGIYHAKQSIAKEDNCYLVEGYTDVIQFHQSGIENTVSSSGTALTSEQIRLINRLTKNITVLFDGDAAGTRASMRGIDLILEQGMNVKVCPFPEGEDPDSFARSNSEAELEEFLKENSYDFITYKASLLMDEAKNDPVKKADLIRDMVQSIAKIPDNIQKEVYLQECSRIMDISEDVLFATLAQLEKKDGKTPARAEKKTMQVVRNEEAAPVKKVDQLYILERKIISLLVLYGRQEGEFHDVILKHNDQGDPVYESEVQEAKVFEKIYLDLQDDEIEFTNKDFRELFSLLIERLNSEDEFGVEMIINDLEKSQAVELTDILMEDEQYELHDWERHDIPVKSKTQGVAQFVTQTILSLRRFLVGRKINELMEEIREVSSEEERTEKIQEIMSYTSLSTILSDRLGRVM; encoded by the coding sequence TTGATCTCCAGAACCACCATAGATAACGTGTTTGAAACCGCCCGTGTAGAGGAGGTGATTGGGGATTTTGTACAATTAAAGAAGTCGGGTAGTAATTTGAAAGGGCTTAGTCCCTTTACAGATGAGCGTTCACCAAGTTTTATGGTTTCCCCGGTGAAACAGATCTGGAAAGATTTTAGTAGCGGAAAGGGCGGTAATGTGGTTGCTTTTTTGATGGAGCATGAACACTTCAATTACCCTGAAGCGATCAAATATCTCGCGAAAAAATACGGAATTGAAATAGAGGAGACGCAGCAGACAGATGAGCAGAAGGAGCAGGCCGATGAACGCGAAAGTATGTACCTGGTTTCAGAATATGCCAGTAAATATTTTCAGGCGCAAATGCATAAGACCGATGAAGGTCAGGCCGTAGGATTAAGCTACTTTAAGGAACGTGGCTTTACTTCTGAAACTATTAAAAAGTTTGATCTGGGATATTCTCCAGATGAATGGGATGCTTTCACGAAGAATGCGCTAGGTGATGGTTATAAACTGGAATTTCTAGAAAAAACAGGTCTCAGTATTGTTAGGGATGAGAAGACATTTGACCGTTTTAAAGGAAGAGTCATGTTTCCAATTCAATCAATGTCTGGACGGGTTCTTGGCTTTGGAGGAAGGATCCTTGGGAACACGAAAAAAGCAGCTAAATACCTCAACTCTCCGGAAAGCGATATTTACCATAAGAGTAAAGTTCTTTACGGGATCTACCACGCCAAGCAGTCTATTGCTAAAGAAGATAATTGTTACCTCGTTGAAGGGTATACCGATGTCATACAATTCCATCAAAGCGGTATAGAAAATACGGTATCCTCTTCCGGAACGGCTCTAACTTCAGAACAGATCAGGTTGATCAACAGGTTAACCAAAAATATCACGGTGTTATTTGATGGTGATGCCGCCGGAACCAGGGCTTCTATGCGAGGGATTGATCTAATTCTGGAACAGGGCATGAACGTAAAGGTTTGTCCATTCCCTGAGGGTGAGGATCCAGATAGTTTTGCCCGCTCGAATTCTGAAGCAGAACTGGAGGAGTTTCTAAAGGAAAACTCTTACGACTTCATTACGTATAAGGCTTCCCTGCTTATGGATGAAGCCAAAAATGATCCCGTAAAGAAGGCCGATCTTATTCGGGATATGGTACAGAGTATTGCGAAAATTCCTGATAATATTCAGAAGGAAGTTTATTTACAGGAATGCTCCCGGATCATGGATATTTCTGAAGACGTTCTGTTTGCAACCTTAGCTCAATTAGAAAAAAAAGACGGTAAAACTCCGGCAAGGGCTGAGAAAAAAACCATGCAGGTTGTTCGTAATGAAGAAGCTGCTCCAGTCAAAAAAGTAGATCAGCTTTATATTCTTGAGAGAAAAATCATTAGTCTCCTTGTTCTCTACGGAAGGCAGGAAGGTGAATTTCACGATGTTATTTTGAAACATAATGACCAGGGCGATCCGGTTTATGAATCTGAGGTGCAGGAGGCCAAGGTATTCGAAAAAATTTACCTGGATCTTCAGGATGATGAAATTGAATTTACCAATAAAGACTTCAGAGAACTATTTTCACTTCTTATAGAAAGACTAAATTCTGAAGATGAATTTGGAGTGGAAATGATTATCAATGACCTTGAGAAATCTCAGGCTGTTGAACTTACAGATATCCTAATGGAAGACGAGCAATATGAACTTCATGATTGGGAGCGGCATGATATTCCTGTAAAAAGCAAAACTCAGGGAGTTGCACAATTTGTTACCCAGACCATATTATCATTACGTAGGTTTTTGGTTGGTCGGAAGATCAACGAACTTATGGAAGAAATACGTGAAGTATCTTCAGAAGAAGAGCGTACAGAAAAGATCCAGGAGATCATGAGCTATACCAGTTTGAGTACGATTCTTTCAGACCGCCTGGGAAGGGTTATGTAG
- a CDS encoding response regulator, giving the protein MYRVLIADHHPIIFEGIKCVLQNNPALQVTGRVSSGTQLFSQLEKNAPDVLIVELDLPQINGINAIRRIKQEFPEVKTLIFSSHPEEMYALSAIKAGAAGYISKHTDSETLEKAIYQVARGGIYLNRKITEKLNSGITRGKSLITKFKKLSTRETEVLNLLSSGKRNKDIAEALDINEKTVSTYKTRLLKKLKVDNVADLITQSRLLQLNTT; this is encoded by the coding sequence ATGTATCGAGTATTAATTGCAGACCATCATCCAATAATCTTTGAAGGGATCAAATGCGTACTTCAGAACAATCCGGCACTACAGGTTACAGGCAGAGTAAGCAGTGGCACCCAATTGTTCAGTCAGTTAGAAAAGAACGCTCCCGATGTTTTGATCGTGGAACTGGATCTTCCCCAAATCAATGGTATCAACGCTATTAGAAGGATCAAACAGGAATTTCCCGAGGTAAAAACACTTATTTTCAGTTCACATCCAGAAGAAATGTATGCCTTGAGCGCCATTAAAGCTGGAGCCGCAGGTTATATTTCCAAACATACAGATAGTGAGACTCTGGAGAAGGCAATCTACCAGGTTGCAAGAGGTGGAATCTACTTAAATCGCAAGATCACGGAGAAACTAAATTCTGGTATCACCAGAGGTAAGAGTTTGATTACAAAATTCAAGAAGCTTTCTACCCGCGAAACTGAAGTATTAAATTTGCTTTCTTCCGGAAAAAGAAATAAGGATATTGCTGAAGCGCTTGACATAAACGAAAAGACAGTTAGCACCTACAAAACCAGGTTGCTGAAAAAACTAAAAGTGGATAATGTTGCAGATCTTATCACGCAATCCAGATTATTACAACTAAACACTACATAA
- the nadE gene encoding NAD(+) synthase: protein MQTEKVADHIINWLKEYATKANMNGFVVGVSGGIDSAVTSTLCAKTGMPTLCLEMPIHQASSQVTRARKHISELEHNFANVSNLEVNLTPVFEQFKSAMPQERQSASLDLTLANSRARLRMSTLYYFAGLHGYLVAGTGNKVEDFGVGFYTKYGDGGVDLSPIADLMKSEVYALGKHLNIIDDIMTAAPTDGLFGDSRSDEDQLGASYDELEWAMNQKEAGKTSSDFEGRQREVFQIYSRLNAANTHKMVPIPVCDIPVHLLK from the coding sequence ATGCAAACCGAAAAAGTCGCTGATCATATCATAAACTGGTTAAAAGAATACGCTACAAAAGCGAATATGAATGGGTTTGTAGTTGGAGTGAGTGGTGGTATAGATTCTGCAGTAACCTCAACGCTTTGCGCAAAAACCGGAATGCCTACATTGTGTCTGGAAATGCCGATTCACCAGGCGAGCAGCCAAGTTACCCGCGCCAGAAAACACATTAGCGAACTGGAACATAATTTTGCGAACGTTAGTAATCTTGAAGTAAATCTCACCCCGGTATTTGAACAATTTAAATCTGCCATGCCCCAGGAAAGACAATCTGCTTCTTTGGATCTTACATTAGCAAATTCAAGAGCCAGACTTCGTATGTCTACTCTTTATTATTTCGCTGGATTACATGGATACCTTGTTGCAGGCACCGGAAATAAAGTGGAAGACTTTGGAGTTGGATTCTACACAAAGTATGGTGATGGCGGTGTTGATCTTAGTCCGATTGCAGATCTTATGAAAAGTGAAGTCTATGCGCTGGGAAAACACCTCAACATCATCGATGATATTATGACGGCAGCTCCAACCGACGGACTTTTTGGTGACAGCCGAAGTGATGAAGATCAATTAGGAGCATCGTATGATGAACTTGAATGGGCCATGAATCAAAAAGAAGCTGGAAAAACTTCTTCAGATTTTGAAGGCAGGCAGCGTGAAGTCTTTCAGATCTATTCCCGTTTGAATGCTGCAAACACACATAAGATGGTACCAATACCGGTTTGTGACATACCCGTTCATCTGCTGAAATAA
- the gldB gene encoding gliding motility lipoprotein GldB yields MLKKILFLITIISVFSCNNQSETEEKIDKIAVDMEVIRFEQEFASTKPQQLPKLKQKYPFLFPEQFPDSVWIDKLSDTLQLEINQAVEDEFSDFSNQEDELYALFQHMKYYFPEFEVPVVITVTSEVDYKNKIIYTGDYLFVSLDTYLGTEHQFYTGLQEYLKKNFKKDQIVVDAAEEISKKYVPRPDSRTFLSHMVYYGKIQYLKEKLLPMLDPARRIGYTEEEFDFAESNESQIWRYFVENELIYDTDNQLQTRFLFPAPFSKFYLQLDAESPARLGQYIGLRIVKAYMEKNDVSLDRMLNTFAEEIFNKANFKPKK; encoded by the coding sequence ATGCTGAAAAAGATCCTATTCTTAATTACGATTATTTCGGTGTTTTCCTGTAATAATCAGTCAGAAACCGAAGAGAAGATCGATAAGATCGCTGTGGATATGGAAGTCATAAGATTTGAACAGGAATTTGCCAGTACAAAGCCTCAGCAGTTACCTAAATTAAAACAGAAATATCCATTTCTCTTTCCTGAGCAGTTTCCAGATTCGGTTTGGATAGATAAGTTATCTGATACCCTTCAGCTGGAGATCAATCAGGCTGTAGAAGATGAGTTTTCAGATTTCTCGAACCAGGAGGATGAATTATATGCACTTTTTCAGCATATGAAATACTACTTTCCGGAGTTTGAAGTACCTGTGGTGATCACGGTAACTTCCGAAGTAGATTATAAGAACAAAATAATTTATACGGGAGATTATTTATTTGTCTCTCTCGATACGTATTTAGGTACAGAGCACCAGTTTTATACCGGTCTTCAGGAATATTTGAAAAAGAACTTTAAAAAAGATCAGATCGTAGTAGATGCTGCGGAAGAGATTTCAAAAAAATACGTTCCACGTCCAGATTCCCGCACTTTTTTAAGTCATATGGTGTATTACGGCAAGATCCAGTATTTGAAGGAAAAGCTATTGCCAATGCTTGACCCTGCAAGAAGAATAGGTTATACTGAAGAAGAATTTGACTTCGCGGAAAGCAATGAATCTCAGATCTGGAGATACTTTGTAGAGAATGAACTAATTTACGATACAGATAACCAGTTGCAGACACGTTTTCTCTTTCCTGCACCATTTTCAAAATTCTATCTTCAGCTGGATGCTGAAAGTCCAGCCAGATTAGGTCAATATATTGGCCTTAGAATCGTGAAAGCATACATGGAAAAGAACGACGTATCTCTGGACAGAATGCTAAATACATTTGCTGAAGAAATTTTCAATAAAGCCAATTTTAAACCGAAGAAATAA
- the gldC gene encoding gliding motility protein GldC, producing the protein MPEFKKSEINIEVVTDDNHVPENITWSAEDGNVYKEDAKALMLSVWDSKDQETLRIDLWTKEMPVDEMKKFFHQTLVSMSDTYYRATQDDKMRDTMKDFCDYFAEKTEIKKS; encoded by the coding sequence ATGCCAGAATTTAAAAAATCTGAGATCAATATAGAAGTTGTAACAGACGATAATCACGTGCCTGAGAATATCACCTGGAGTGCTGAAGATGGGAATGTTTATAAAGAAGATGCAAAAGCACTAATGCTTTCTGTATGGGACAGTAAAGATCAGGAAACTTTAAGAATCGACCTTTGGACCAAGGAAATGCCGGTAGATGAGATGAAAAAATTCTTTCATCAGACATTAGTTTCTATGAGTGACACATATTATCGCGCTACACAGGATGATAAAATGCGTGATACCATGAAAGATTTCTGCGATTATTTTGCTGAAAAAACCGAAATCAAGAAGAGCTAA
- a CDS encoding GTPase — MEKLIFVYNADSGKLKSLIGAFQKIVDPESYDCNLCKLTYGAFDEKKAWRDFRKNGDLDMEFLHRDEFLKSYASKFGHKFEFPIILAQNQKGLEVLVSTSEMTEITEVEELISRIKQRT; from the coding sequence TTGGAAAAACTGATCTTTGTTTATAATGCCGACTCGGGGAAGCTGAAATCGCTAATTGGAGCATTTCAAAAGATTGTGGATCCCGAGTCCTACGATTGTAATTTATGCAAACTTACTTACGGTGCTTTTGATGAAAAGAAGGCTTGGAGGGACTTTCGTAAAAATGGAGATCTTGATATGGAATTCTTGCACAGAGATGAGTTTTTGAAAAGCTATGCTTCAAAATTCGGACATAAGTTTGAATTTCCTATCATTCTCGCGCAGAACCAGAAAGGTCTGGAAGTCTTAGTGTCAACTTCAGAAATGACGGAAATAACGGAGGTTGAGGAGCTTATTTCGAGAATTAAGCAAAGAACCTAA
- the yihA gene encoding ribosome biogenesis GTP-binding protein YihA/YsxC, with the protein MKIKTAEFVISNSKVDHCPNSSLPEYAFIGRSNVGKSSLINMITGRKALAKTSAKPGKTQLINHFLINKNWHLVDLPGYGYAQVSKSTKKVFQKFITAYFEQRKQMVCAFVLIDSRHSPQPIDMEFMQWMGENAIPFCIIFTKADKLKPKVLDKHIANYKAEMLETWEEMPEFFITSASAGLGKDEVLDYIESINEQLNNK; encoded by the coding sequence ATGAAGATCAAAACTGCAGAATTCGTTATAAGCAATTCCAAAGTTGATCATTGTCCAAACAGCTCCCTGCCGGAATATGCATTCATTGGCCGTAGTAATGTTGGAAAATCGTCACTTATCAATATGATTACGGGCAGAAAGGCTCTGGCAAAAACTTCAGCGAAACCTGGAAAAACCCAGTTGATCAATCATTTTTTGATCAATAAGAACTGGCACCTGGTGGATCTACCGGGATATGGTTATGCGCAGGTTTCAAAATCTACTAAAAAAGTATTTCAGAAATTCATCACCGCATATTTCGAGCAACGTAAACAAATGGTGTGCGCATTTGTTCTTATTGATTCAAGACATTCCCCTCAACCTATAGATATGGAGTTTATGCAGTGGATGGGAGAAAACGCGATCCCATTCTGTATCATTTTCACTAAAGCTGATAAGCTTAAACCGAAGGTTCTTGACAAGCATATTGCTAACTATAAGGCTGAAATGCTGGAAACCTGGGAAGAGATGCCGGAATTTTTTATTACTTCAGCATCTGCAGGTTTAGGAAAAGATGAAGTACTGGATTATATTGAAAGTATCAATGAACAGTTGAATAATAAATAG
- a CDS encoding alpha/beta hydrolase, whose amino-acid sequence MKDHLRQEGKFTYLEKGEGTPIVILHGLMGGLSNFDGVVSYFPENGYKVLIPELPLYSMSLLKTSVGTFAKYLKEFLDHKGYQKVILLGNSLGGHIALLATKMFPESVEALVITGSSGLYENAMGESYPRRGDYEFIKKKAEAVFYDPQVATKEIVDEVYETVSDRNKLVKTLAIAKSAIRHNMAKDLPKMKTPTCIIWGKNDTVTPPEVAEDFQRLLPDSDLYWIDQCGHAAMMEHPQEFNEVLHAWLKERAI is encoded by the coding sequence ATGAAAGATCACTTAAGGCAGGAGGGGAAATTCACATATCTAGAAAAAGGCGAAGGCACCCCGATTGTTATTCTTCACGGACTTATGGGAGGCCTAAGTAATTTTGACGGAGTTGTAAGTTACTTTCCGGAAAATGGCTATAAGGTGTTAATCCCGGAATTACCACTTTATTCAATGTCTCTTCTCAAGACCAGTGTAGGTACGTTCGCCAAATATCTAAAGGAATTTCTGGACCATAAAGGCTACCAAAAAGTGATTCTGCTTGGTAATTCCCTTGGAGGTCATATCGCATTGCTGGCTACTAAAATGTTTCCTGAAAGTGTAGAAGCCCTGGTTATCACTGGTAGTTCTGGATTATATGAAAACGCCATGGGCGAGAGTTATCCAAGACGTGGTGATTACGAATTTATCAAGAAAAAAGCTGAAGCCGTTTTTTACGATCCTCAGGTTGCAACTAAGGAAATCGTGGACGAAGTATATGAAACAGTAAGTGATCGAAATAAACTTGTAAAGACACTGGCTATTGCCAAGAGCGCAATTCGACACAATATGGCGAAAGATCTTCCAAAGATGAAAACGCCTACCTGTATTATCTGGGGGAAAAATGACACTGTCACTCCTCCTGAAGTTGCTGAGGATTTCCAGAGATTATTACCAGATTCAGATCTGTACTGGATCGATCAATGCGGCCATGCAGCTATGATGGAGCATCCCCAGGAATTCAATGAAGTGCTTCACGCATGGCTTAAAGAAAGAGCTATCTAA
- the mraZ gene encoding division/cell wall cluster transcriptional repressor MraZ — translation MVNLIGTYECKVDAKGRLMVPSALKKQLSPMLQEGFVIKRSVFQPCLELYPMEQWNIMMAKINKLNRFKKQNNDFIRRFTAGVKTVEVDSNGRLLIPKDLMGFAGIEKEIVLSSAINIVEIWDKDKYENAIEGSSDDDFASLAEDVMGNDDLDGLS, via the coding sequence GTGGTAAATCTCATTGGGACATACGAATGTAAAGTAGATGCTAAGGGCCGGTTAATGGTTCCTTCAGCATTGAAAAAGCAATTGTCTCCAATGTTGCAGGAAGGTTTCGTGATTAAAAGGTCAGTTTTTCAGCCTTGTCTGGAATTGTATCCTATGGAACAATGGAATATAATGATGGCGAAGATCAATAAACTGAACAGGTTTAAAAAGCAAAACAATGATTTTATAAGAAGGTTTACTGCCGGTGTTAAGACAGTGGAAGTGGACTCGAATGGTCGTCTCTTAATTCCGAAGGACCTAATGGGTTTCGCCGGTATTGAGAAGGAGATCGTCCTCTCGTCTGCGATTAACATCGTAGAGATATGGGATAAAGATAAATATGAAAACGCCATTGAAGGTTCTTCAGATGATGACTTTGCAAGTCTTGCTGAAGATGTGATGGGTAACGACGATCTTGATGGACTATCATAA
- the rsmH gene encoding 16S rRNA (cytosine(1402)-N(4))-methyltransferase RsmH yields the protein MDYHNPVLLKESVDGLNIQPDGVYVDVTFGGGGHSREILSRLGPSGKLYAFDQDKDALENKIDDERFTLINENFRFLKRFLRFYGVKEVDGILGDFGVSSHQFNEAERGFSTRFDARLDMRMNQGDKLSAYEVINEYEEEQLKKLFYAYADLKNAPKLARTIVEERKNGAIETSEQLKDLLKPHLFRGKENKILAQIYQAIRIEVNQEIEVLKEFLQQTEEVIRKDGRLSLISYHSLEDRLVKRYIRSGLFEGEPEKDMYGNIDVPFRKTSGLIIPSRDEIKQNNRARSAKLRVARKL from the coding sequence ATGGACTATCATAATCCTGTTCTTTTGAAGGAATCTGTTGATGGCTTGAATATCCAGCCAGATGGAGTGTATGTAGATGTAACTTTTGGAGGTGGTGGTCATTCCAGGGAGATTCTAAGCAGGCTTGGACCTTCGGGGAAATTATATGCCTTCGACCAGGACAAGGACGCGTTGGAGAATAAGATAGATGATGAGCGTTTTACACTTATTAATGAAAATTTCAGATTTCTGAAGAGATTTCTAAGATTCTATGGTGTTAAGGAAGTTGATGGAATTCTAGGTGATTTTGGTGTTTCCTCGCATCAGTTCAATGAAGCTGAAAGAGGGTTTTCAACCAGATTCGATGCCAGGCTGGATATGAGAATGAACCAGGGAGATAAGTTAAGTGCATACGAAGTCATTAATGAATACGAAGAGGAGCAACTAAAGAAGTTATTCTATGCGTATGCAGATTTGAAAAACGCACCCAAACTTGCCCGTACCATCGTGGAAGAAAGAAAGAACGGAGCTATAGAAACCAGTGAGCAGCTAAAGGATCTATTGAAGCCGCATTTATTCCGCGGAAAGGAAAATAAGATACTGGCACAGATCTATCAGGCAATTCGTATAGAAGTGAATCAGGAAATTGAAGTGCTCAAAGAATTTCTTCAGCAAACTGAAGAAGTGATCCGGAAAGACGGAAGGTTGAGTTTGATCTCTTACCACTCTCTTGAAGACAGGTTGGTGAAGCGATATATAAGGAGTGGACTGTTTGAGGGAGAACCAGAGAAAGACATGTATGGCAATATAGATGTTCCGTTCAGAAAAACCAGCGGACTCATCATTCCATCGAGAGATGAAATAAAACAAAATAACAGGGCGAGAAGTGCTAAATTAAGAGTGGCGCGTAAGCTTTAA
- a CDS encoding FtsL-like putative cell division protein translates to MKKGFYNILKANFLISEDAVKNWRFIVYCTVLAIIMIASSHNAEKKVHQIARLSTEVKELRSEHIERRSDLMKIKMESTITESMSGKGIGPSDTPPNKIRVIIKE, encoded by the coding sequence ATGAAGAAAGGGTTTTACAATATACTTAAGGCTAATTTTCTTATTAGCGAAGATGCTGTAAAAAACTGGCGGTTCATCGTTTACTGTACCGTTCTGGCAATTATCATGATCGCCAGTTCTCACAATGCAGAAAAGAAGGTGCACCAGATCGCAAGATTGAGCACAGAAGTCAAGGAGTTGAGAAGTGAGCATATTGAACGAAGATCAGATCTAATGAAGATCAAAATGGAATCCACTATCACCGAATCTATGTCGGGTAAAGGTATTGGGCCGTCTGATACGCCACCGAACAAAATTAGAGTCATCATAAAAGAATAA
- a CDS encoding penicillin-binding protein: MATTEKSILNRMYFVAGCLFLFAIAVGVKLLNIQFVHGEHYKSLAEERTLRNFKIPANRGNLYDSNGNLLATSVPKYDIRFDAVTVSDKNFEENIGELSAKLSKMLGRSASYYSQKLRTARANKQRYVLIAKNLGYSEYMKIKSFPMFNLGAFKGGMITEQTTVREHPLGKMGERTVGYERRDENGYFTRVGLEGAFSNYLRGTDGRRLKQKIAKGQWKPISDNNEMEPKDGYDVISTIDVNIQDIAHHSLLRQLEYFEADHGTVVVMETATGEIKAMSNLGRTDDGTYFEKRNYAVYEAHEPGSTFKLMAMVAALEDEVVDTSQVIDTEKGVVRFYGRPVRDSHHGGYGEISVAKAFELSSNTAFTKMITEGYKNDPSKFVDRLYDMGLNDKIGLEIKGEGSPRIPHPQDKSWNGLSLPWMAFGYGVAITPLQTLTFYNAIANDGEMIKPRFIKAVKDRDKSIITMDKQVMNPSICSPETAAKVREMMKNTVERGTAANIYTENFSMAGKTGTCQTEYWIEPGRYIASFAGYFPAEDPKYSCIVVIHKPNRRKGYYGNIVAAPVFKDIARKIYTDTPVMDELENLDFEDEDIQADFDTYYASIQDEKMLMPDVTGMPAMDAISILENLGIQVRLNGKGVVKRQSVSAGKKIDNNAIVNLELS, translated from the coding sequence ATGGCAACAACAGAAAAAAGCATCCTGAATCGTATGTATTTCGTGGCCGGCTGCCTGTTCCTCTTCGCAATTGCGGTAGGGGTGAAATTGCTAAATATTCAGTTTGTTCATGGTGAACATTACAAAAGTCTTGCGGAAGAGCGCACTCTAAGAAATTTCAAAATTCCTGCGAATCGTGGGAATCTTTATGATTCTAATGGAAATCTACTGGCTACTTCAGTTCCCAAATATGACATTCGATTTGATGCTGTAACTGTTTCAGACAAAAATTTTGAAGAGAACATAGGAGAGTTGTCCGCTAAACTTTCCAAAATGCTAGGACGTTCTGCTTCTTATTATTCCCAGAAATTAAGAACAGCGCGCGCAAACAAGCAGCGCTACGTATTGATCGCTAAGAATCTTGGATATTCAGAATACATGAAGATCAAGAGTTTCCCCATGTTCAATCTCGGTGCTTTCAAAGGTGGAATGATCACGGAACAAACCACGGTTAGAGAGCATCCACTTGGTAAAATGGGGGAACGAACCGTAGGCTATGAGCGTAGAGATGAGAATGGATATTTTACTCGCGTTGGTCTGGAAGGCGCATTTAGTAACTACCTGCGAGGAACAGATGGTCGTCGTTTAAAGCAGAAGATCGCCAAAGGACAATGGAAACCTATTAGTGATAATAACGAAATGGAGCCAAAAGATGGTTATGATGTTATTTCTACCATCGATGTAAATATTCAGGATATCGCGCATCATTCACTATTACGACAATTAGAATATTTTGAAGCAGATCATGGAACTGTAGTGGTTATGGAAACCGCAACTGGTGAGATCAAAGCAATGTCAAATCTGGGACGTACAGACGACGGTACTTATTTCGAAAAAAGAAATTACGCAGTTTACGAGGCCCACGAACCTGGATCTACTTTTAAATTAATGGCGATGGTGGCTGCACTCGAGGATGAGGTAGTGGATACCAGCCAGGTTATTGATACAGAAAAAGGTGTGGTGCGGTTTTACGGTCGCCCTGTACGTGATTCACATCATGGTGGTTATGGTGAAATTTCGGTTGCGAAGGCATTTGAATTGTCTTCGAACACCGCATTTACCAAAATGATCACTGAAGGCTATAAAAATGATCCGTCGAAATTTGTGGACAGATTATACGACATGGGTCTCAATGATAAGATTGGTCTTGAAATTAAAGGTGAGGGCTCTCCCCGAATTCCTCACCCTCAGGACAAATCATGGAATGGCTTAAGCTTGCCCTGGATGGCATTTGGTTATGGGGTGGCAATTACGCCTTTGCAAACGCTAACTTTTTACAACGCGATCGCAAATGATGGTGAAATGATAAAGCCGCGATTTATTAAGGCGGTGAAAGATCGAGACAAGTCTATTATAACTATGGATAAGCAGGTGATGAACCCATCTATCTGTTCTCCAGAAACTGCTGCCAAGGTTCGTGAGATGATGAAGAATACGGTTGAGCGCGGCACAGCTGCCAATATCTATACTGAAAACTTTTCGATGGCTGGTAAGACAGGAACATGTCAGACTGAATACTGGATAGAGCCTGGTAGATATATAGCTTCTTTCGCCGGATATTTTCCTGCGGAAGATCCTAAATACTCATGTATCGTAGTGATTCATAAGCCAAACAGAAGAAAAGGATATTACGGAAATATCGTAGCGGCACCGGTTTTTAAAGATATCGCCAGGAAGATTTATACCGATACACCAGTGATGGATGAGCTCGAAAATCTTGATTTTGAAGACGAGGATATTCAAGCCGACTTTGACACTTACTACGCAAGCATACAGGATGAAAAAATGCTGATGCCAGATGTTACCGGAATGCCGGCAATGGATGCGATCTCCATCCTGGAGAATCTTGGAATACAGGTTCGATTAAATGGAAAGGGTGTAGTGAAAAGACAGTCTGTTTCAGCAGGAAAAAAAATAGATAATAACGCCATCGTAAATCTTGAATTGAGTTAA